The Desmonostoc muscorum LEGE 12446 genome includes a region encoding these proteins:
- a CDS encoding MBL fold metallo-hydrolase — protein MSRIENQFTVQFWGVRGSIPSPGPHTVRYGGNTPCVEMQVGGKRLIFDGGTGLHVLGQSLLRQMPLEAHIFFTHSHWDHMQGFPFFVPGFVKGNDFHIYGAIAPDGSTIEQRLNDQMLHPNFPVPLQIMQANLSFHNIRAGQPIDIDDVTVETAPLNHPGEAVGYRVNWRDGAAVYITDTEHFRDRLDENVLWLSRNADILIYDSTYTDEEYHSPTSPKIGWGHSTWQEAVKVAQAANVKTLVIYHHDPAHNDDFLDRVGKQAAAKFPGAIMAREGIILQVSTSASLSESFPVSKFSV, from the coding sequence ATGTCTAGGATAGAGAACCAATTTACCGTTCAATTTTGGGGAGTTCGCGGCAGCATCCCCAGTCCAGGACCACACACCGTTCGTTACGGCGGTAATACCCCTTGCGTTGAGATGCAAGTGGGCGGTAAACGCTTAATTTTCGATGGTGGTACGGGACTACATGTTTTGGGGCAATCTTTATTGCGCCAGATGCCGTTAGAAGCTCATATATTTTTCACCCATTCTCACTGGGACCACATGCAGGGTTTTCCCTTCTTTGTTCCAGGGTTTGTTAAGGGGAATGACTTTCATATCTACGGCGCGATCGCTCCTGATGGTTCTACCATAGAACAGCGCCTCAATGACCAGATGCTCCACCCGAATTTTCCCGTGCCCTTGCAGATTATGCAAGCCAATTTAAGTTTCCACAACATTCGAGCGGGGCAACCAATAGATATTGATGATGTGACTGTGGAAACAGCACCTTTAAATCATCCAGGTGAAGCCGTAGGATACCGCGTCAACTGGCGTGATGGTGCTGCTGTTTACATTACAGATACTGAACATTTTCGCGATCGACTTGATGAAAATGTGCTTTGGCTATCTCGTAATGCCGACATCTTAATTTACGATTCTACCTACACTGACGAGGAATATCATTCGCCAACATCCCCGAAAATTGGCTGGGGACATTCCACCTGGCAAGAAGCTGTGAAAGTGGCACAGGCTGCTAACGTCAAAACTTTGGTGATTTACCACCATGACCCGGCGCACAATGACGACTTTTTGGATCGTGTAGGGAAACAAGCAGCTGCGAAATTTCCTGGTGCGATTATGGCACGGGAAGGAATCATACTCCAAGTTTCCACCTCAGCTTCGTTATCAGAATCTTTTCCTGTTAGCAAGTTTTCTGTCTAA
- a CDS encoding bifunctional riboflavin kinase/FAD synthetase has translation MLNLSQNGCSVWVASSTEGLLTPTAVALGKFDGVHLGHQRVIEPVLHPGGQLSVVSSPQSNENQQLTNQQYIYSTVVTFDPHPQEFFTGQPRSLLTPLDEKVQQLRSLGVEQLVLLPFDKELSALTPEEFVEKILVQQLQCQQISIGEDFCFGKKRIGTAKDLQLIAANYNIPVTIVPLQTYTGDSPTQSSCTSTTPNQDARISTSLIRQTLEDGDIENANLLLGRPYTLLGMVVQGQQLGRTIGFPTANLQLPKEKFLPRQGVYAVRVFTLSETANVSPSEILGVMNIGNRPTVNGASASVEVHLFDWSGDLYGKKLAIELVKFLRPEQKFPSLEALKTQIQLDCIAAKQVLSAQC, from the coding sequence GTGCTAAATTTGTCTCAAAATGGGTGTTCTGTGTGGGTTGCTTCTTCCACCGAAGGGCTACTAACGCCGACTGCTGTTGCACTTGGCAAATTTGATGGTGTACATCTTGGTCATCAAAGGGTAATTGAGCCAGTATTGCACCCTGGTGGTCAGTTGTCAGTAGTCAGTAGTCCACAGTCTAACGAAAATCAACAACTGACAAATCAACAATACATTTACTCGACAGTTGTCACCTTTGATCCGCACCCACAGGAGTTTTTTACGGGGCAACCCCGGAGTTTGTTAACGCCACTCGATGAAAAAGTCCAACAATTGCGATCGCTTGGAGTAGAACAACTGGTATTACTTCCTTTCGACAAAGAATTATCTGCTTTGACTCCTGAAGAATTTGTCGAAAAAATTCTCGTCCAACAACTCCAATGCCAGCAAATTAGTATCGGAGAAGATTTTTGTTTTGGCAAAAAGCGCATTGGTACTGCTAAAGATTTGCAATTAATCGCCGCCAATTACAATATTCCCGTTACCATCGTTCCCTTACAAACTTATACAGGCGACTCACCTACCCAAAGCAGTTGCACCAGTACCACTCCAAATCAGGATGCCCGCATTAGCACTTCATTGATCCGCCAAACCCTTGAGGACGGTGACATCGAAAACGCAAATCTCCTACTAGGACGCCCCTACACCCTCCTTGGTATGGTCGTTCAAGGACAGCAACTCGGCAGAACCATTGGCTTTCCCACCGCCAATCTCCAGCTACCAAAAGAAAAGTTCTTGCCCCGCCAAGGAGTTTACGCTGTCCGAGTTTTCACTCTCAGTGAAACAGCAAATGTATCTCCTAGTGAGATATTGGGCGTCATGAATATTGGTAATCGTCCAACTGTAAATGGTGCTTCTGCATCTGTGGAAGTACATCTGTTCGATTGGTCTGGTGATTTGTATGGTAAGAAACTGGCTATAGAACTAGTCAAATTTTTACGCCCGGAACAAAAATTTCCTTCTCTAGAAGCCCTGAAAACACAAATTCAACTTGACTGCATAGCCGCTAAACAAGTTCTTAGTGCCCAGTGCTGA
- a CDS encoding type II toxin-antitoxin system RelN family antitoxin: MKAIEVTGKIDSQGNLVLDEPIQGTNYPHQVRVIVLVPESTDAEEIDPDDTPIEEVKASLRRALQQAKMGQTRPLSELWDRIDAE; this comes from the coding sequence ATGAAAGCGATCGAAGTTACTGGTAAAATTGACTCTCAGGGAAACTTAGTTTTAGATGAGCCGATTCAAGGAACGAATTATCCTCACCAGGTTCGGGTAATCGTTTTGGTTCCAGAATCAACAGATGCTGAAGAAATTGACCCCGACGATACACCCATTGAGGAAGTGAAAGCGAGTTTGAGAAGAGCCTTACAGCAAGCAAAAATGGGGCAAACTAGACCACTTAGTGAGCTATGGGACAGGATTGATGCAGAGTGA
- a CDS encoding AAA family ATPase, producing the protein MREKIDALTQNLTLTIVGKSEAIRLVLVALLGGGHALLEDVPGVGKTLLAKSLARSVDGKFQRLQCTPDLLPTDITGTNIWNPKSGEFTFLPGPVFANVLLADEINRATPRTQSALLEVMEENQVTVDGVSRAVPQPFFVIATQNPIEYQGTFPLPEAQMDRFMLSLSLGYPSEAEELQMLQNLQNGIKVADLKPCITLAEVQELRYLCSQVKVTTSLQQYILELVRATRQDEEIALGVSPRGTVALQRGAQALAFLLGRDYAIPDDVKFLVPYVICHRLIPRGGRNARTVVERLLRSVPIP; encoded by the coding sequence ATGAGAGAAAAAATTGACGCCCTAACACAAAATCTGACTCTTACCATCGTTGGCAAAAGTGAGGCGATACGCTTAGTGCTAGTAGCCTTGCTAGGTGGTGGTCATGCCCTATTAGAAGATGTCCCTGGGGTTGGCAAAACCCTGCTTGCTAAATCTCTAGCTCGTTCAGTAGATGGCAAGTTTCAACGCTTACAATGCACCCCTGATTTACTGCCAACTGACATCACTGGTACCAACATCTGGAACCCAAAAAGCGGCGAATTTACTTTTCTTCCTGGGCCAGTTTTTGCCAATGTGCTACTTGCTGACGAAATTAATCGCGCCACACCCCGCACTCAGTCAGCTTTGCTAGAAGTTATGGAAGAAAATCAGGTAACAGTTGATGGTGTCTCTCGTGCAGTTCCTCAACCATTCTTTGTCATTGCTACGCAAAACCCTATTGAATATCAAGGTACTTTTCCCCTGCCAGAAGCCCAAATGGACAGGTTTATGTTGTCATTGAGTTTGGGCTATCCTTCCGAAGCAGAAGAACTCCAAATGCTGCAAAATCTCCAAAATGGTATCAAGGTTGCTGACTTAAAGCCTTGTATTACCTTGGCAGAAGTACAGGAATTGCGTTACCTCTGTTCTCAAGTCAAAGTGACAACCTCCTTGCAACAGTACATCCTTGAATTAGTGCGGGCGACACGCCAAGATGAGGAAATCGCCCTTGGTGTTAGTCCTCGTGGCACAGTAGCATTACAACGAGGTGCCCAAGCCCTAGCTTTTCTATTAGGGCGTGATTATGCCATTCCCGATGATGTAAAATTTCTCGTCCCTTACGTTATTTGCCATCGTCTCATTCCCAGAGGAGGACGCAACGCTAGAACTGTTGTTGAGCGATTATTGCGATCGGTTCCCATTCCTTAA
- the surE gene encoding 5'/3'-nucleotidase SurE, whose protein sequence is MKLLISNDDGISAMGIRTLANYLAEAGHEVTVVCPDRERSATGHGLTLHQPIRAEIVESIFHPAVKAWACDGTPSDCVKLALWALLETPPDFVISGINQGANLGTEILYSGTVSAAMEGLIEGIPSVAMSLTSHTSKNFQPAAKFAKTLLDQLAQKPLPDLMLLNVNIPAVEWEEIAGVTLTRQGVRRYIDVFDKRVDPRGKTYYWLTGEVIEDVEPPVGLNLPQNVPIDVHVVRNNYISITPLQYNLTYPTGLDKLSQWEFKFP, encoded by the coding sequence ATGAAATTACTAATTAGCAACGATGACGGTATTTCTGCTATGGGTATTCGTACCCTAGCCAACTACTTAGCAGAAGCAGGCCATGAAGTTACTGTAGTTTGCCCAGACCGAGAGCGATCGGCAACTGGGCATGGATTAACTTTGCACCAACCAATTCGCGCCGAAATCGTTGAGTCGATTTTTCATCCGGCTGTTAAAGCTTGGGCTTGCGATGGTACGCCTTCAGATTGCGTCAAATTGGCGCTGTGGGCTTTGTTAGAAACTCCCCCGGATTTCGTGATCTCTGGCATCAATCAAGGTGCCAATTTGGGAACTGAAATTTTGTATTCTGGCACTGTTTCTGCGGCCATGGAAGGTCTCATTGAAGGCATCCCCAGTGTAGCGATGAGTCTTACGAGTCATACTTCAAAAAACTTTCAACCTGCTGCTAAGTTTGCCAAAACTCTGTTAGACCAGTTAGCCCAAAAACCACTGCCGGATTTGATGTTACTTAATGTCAATATTCCTGCTGTTGAGTGGGAAGAAATTGCTGGAGTAACTCTCACCCGTCAAGGAGTGCGGCGTTACATAGATGTGTTTGATAAACGAGTCGATCCTCGTGGAAAAACGTACTATTGGTTAACTGGAGAAGTCATTGAGGATGTAGAACCTCCAGTTGGGTTAAATTTACCGCAAAATGTACCGATAGATGTGCATGTTGTACGTAATAACTACATCAGTATAACTCCCCTCCAGTACAATCTTACCTACCCAACTGGACTAGATAAATTATCTCAATGGGAATTCAAATTTCCCTGA
- a CDS encoding type II toxin-antitoxin system RelE family toxin, with amino-acid sequence MQSENPVSIRFSDEFEEELYRLSKRFRNIRSDVQPIIEQLQQGNIVGDRIARIGEEYIVYKVRVRNSNIQKGKSAGYRLIYQVESPTSLLLLTIYTKSDREDINANEIRDILADFYSESG; translated from the coding sequence ATGCAGAGTGAAAATCCGGTTTCAATTCGATTTTCTGATGAATTTGAAGAGGAACTTTACAGACTCTCAAAGAGATTTCGCAATATTCGTTCTGATGTTCAACCGATTATTGAGCAATTACAACAGGGAAATATCGTAGGAGATAGAATTGCACGTATTGGTGAAGAATATATTGTTTATAAGGTGAGAGTTCGCAATAGTAATATTCAAAAAGGTAAAAGTGCTGGTTATCGATTAATTTATCAAGTTGAGTCACCTACAAGTCTTTTGCTGTTAACGATTTATACCAAATCTGACCGAGAAGATATTAATGCAAATGAAATCCGAGATATCTTAGCTGATTTTTATAGTGAGTCAGGTTAA